In Nicotiana tabacum cultivar K326 chromosome 2, ASM71507v2, whole genome shotgun sequence, the following proteins share a genomic window:
- the LOC107793035 gene encoding uncharacterized protein LOC107793035: MASGSSGRPNNGGFDFGSDDILCSYEDFAANQDPSNGTHSDPVIAPNSAKEFHKSRMTRSSMFPAPAYSPPEESSFNQDMICTVEKTMKKYADNLMRFLEGISSRLSQLELYCYNLDKSIGEMRSDLVRDHGEADSKLKALEKHVQEVHRAVQILRDKQELAETQKELAKLQLAQKDSTSSSNSQQNEEKNAQHLSDAKKSDNSHEVHGQQLALALPHQVAPQASLTNRPVEQPQQLPVQPPQPIPSQSMPLSQGYYLPPPQMVNQQAPTQLSQGQYLSSDSQYRNPQMQVPPQPAPPQVNQTPQVQSMPQYQQQWAQQVPQQVQHSQIPSMQQQARPTSPAVYPSYPPSQPNPTPETAPNSMPMQVPFSGISQPVASRPEAMPYGYDRSSRPLQQQPAPPHLKPSFGAVGDGYAASGAHPTLSPGNAYVMYDGEGTRGHPPPQPNFSQSGYPPSSFPPQNPQPTPSANLMVRPPQLVRNHPYNELIEKLVSMGYRADHVVNVIQRLEESGQPVDFNAVLDRLNGHSSGGSQRGW; encoded by the exons ATGGCATCTGGATCATCGGGTAGACCAAACAATGGTGGTTTTGATTTCGGGTCGGATGATATTTTGTGTTCTTATGAAGACTTTGCTGCTAATCAAGACCCATCTAATGGAACCCATTCTGATCCTGTGATCGCTCCCAATTCTGCTAAG GAGTTCCACAAAAGCAGAATGACAAGGTCATCAATGTTTCCTGCTCCAGCATACAGTCCACCAGAAGAATCTTCCTTCAATCAAGACATGATATGTACTGTTGAGAAGACCATGAAGAAATATGCCGACAATCTCATGCGTTTCCTAGAGGGAATCAGCTCACGCTTGTCGCAGTTGGAATTATACTGTTACAATCTTGATAAGTCTATTGGAGAAATGCGCTCTGATTTAGTTCGGGATCATGGTGAGGCAGATTCAAAACTGAAGGCTCTTGAGAAGCATGTCCAAGAG GTCCACCGAGCTGTGCAGATTCTAAGAGATAAACAAGAACTTGCTGAAACTCAAAAGGAGCTGGCCAAGCTTCAGCTTGCACAGAAAGACTCTACTTCATCCAGCAATTCTCAGCAGAATGAGGAGAAGAATGCTCAACACCTGTCTGATGCTAAAAAAAGTGATAACTCACATGAAGTGCATGGACAGCAACTGGCTCTTGCACTACCTCATCAAGTGGCACCCCAGGCTTCTCTTACTAACCGTCCTGTGGAGCAGCCACAACAACTACCGGTGCAGCCTCCGCAACCAATTCCATCCCAAAGTATGCCCCTGTCACAAGGATATTATTTACCCCCTCCTCAGATGGTAAATCAACAAGCTCCAACTCAGTTGTCTCAAGGACAGTATTTGTCATCTGACTCCCAGTATCGAAATCCTCAAATGCAAGTACCACCACAGCCAGCGCCACCTCAGGTGAATCAGACACCACAAGTCCAGTCAATGCCCCAGTATCAGCAGCAGTGGGCCCAACAGGTACCACAACAGGTTCAACATTCACAAATACCAAGTATGCAACAGCAAGCTAGACCTACATCACCTGCTGTTTATCCCTCTTATCCGCCCAGTCAGCCTAATCCTACTCCTGAGACGGCGCCCAATAGTATGCCAATGCAAGTGCCATTTTCTGGAATATCTCAACCAGTTGCTAGCCGTCCCGAAGCAATGCCTTATGGGTATGATAGGTCTAGTAGGCCCCTTCAGCAACAGCCTGCGCCGCCACATCTTAAGCCTTCATTTGGTGCAGTGGGCGATGGGTATGCAGCTAGTGGAGCTCATCCAACACTCTCTCCAGGAAATGCATATGTGATGTATGATGGTGAAGGCACAAGGGGCCATCCACCACCAcaaccaaatttctcacaaagTGGTTATCCTCCCTCCAGCTTCCCTCCCCAAAATCCGCAGCCTACCCCCAGTGCAAATCTGATGGTTCGTCCACCTCAGTTGGTGCGCAACCATCCATACAATGAGCTGATTGAAAAGCTAGTGAGTATGGGCTACCGCGCTGATCATGTTGTTAATGTGATCCAAAGGCTTGAGGAAAGTGGTCAGCCTGTCGATTTTAATGCTGTCTTAGACAGGTTGAATGGACATTCATCTGGTGGTTCTCAGAGAGGATGGTGA